The following coding sequences are from one Bradyrhizobium sp. WSM471 window:
- a CDS encoding PilZ domain-containing protein — MHPRRHARVKPAGLVSRQAKIITDPRAPVIPCTLIDYSPGGACVDLGGQVKIPDRFELLHVNTKKRCRVAWKRGTKVGVVF, encoded by the coding sequence ATGCATCCGCGACGACATGCCCGCGTCAAGCCCGCGGGCCTCGTGTCCCGCCAGGCCAAGATCATCACCGACCCGCGCGCGCCGGTGATCCCCTGCACGCTGATCGATTATTCGCCGGGAGGGGCCTGCGTCGATCTCGGCGGCCAGGTGAAGATTCCCGATCGCTTCGAGCTGCTGCACGTCAACACCAAAAAGCGCTGCCGCGTGGCGTGGAAGCGCGGCACGAAGGTGGGCGTGGTGTTTTAG